A DNA window from Pseudodesulfovibrio thermohalotolerans contains the following coding sequences:
- a CDS encoding response regulator, with translation MEQMKILLVDDEERLLSTTKKLFEKLGIEARTATSGTEALEVLKSYEAHVIFLDIKMPGMDGMETLQHIKKDYPISEVIILTGHATMETAVEGLKLGALDYLIKPVSMKDFLSKAEEAFEKVTLQKQKIRSARMADAAGQGELR, from the coding sequence ATGGAACAGATGAAAATCCTGCTCGTGGACGATGAAGAGCGACTCCTCAGCACCACAAAAAAACTCTTCGAGAAGCTCGGCATCGAGGCACGCACCGCCACCTCGGGCACCGAGGCTCTGGAGGTGCTGAAGTCCTACGAGGCCCATGTGATCTTTCTCGACATCAAGATGCCCGGAATGGACGGCATGGAGACGTTACAACACATCAAGAAGGACTATCCCATCAGCGAGGTCATCATCCTCACCGGCCATGCCACCATGGAGACCGCTGTGGAGGGTCTCAAGCTCGGGGCTCTGGACTACCTTATCAAGCCCGTGAGCATGAAGGACTTCCTCAGCAAGGCCGAGGAAGCCTTCGAAAAGGTCACGCTCCAGAAACAGAAGATACGCTCCGCCCGGATGGCAGACGCCGCCGGTCAGGGTGAACTGCGCTAG
- a CDS encoding response regulator, which translates to MVKIKVLMVDDEERFRTTTAKILARKGYETILAGSGEEALEQLDAKPDVVILDVKMGGLDGHETLKIIKKRMPDLPVIMLTGHGDMPGAKKALDTGAFDYLAKPCDVDLLSTKIQDAYDYVTKAPYVEKLAKGIMIPLDEYTQIPLDSTVRDAIKALEKSMRHLMATDRLMDTGHRSVVVTNRDGSVAGILSPLDLVDAIRPGYLSAPKPSMADSLQYSAMFWQGLFTSRVKEIMENPVRDIMSETIPVIDADANLMEVADTMITLPARRMLVRAGNEDVGVVREQEVFYEIAKIISSS; encoded by the coding sequence ATGGTTAAAATCAAGGTCCTCATGGTCGATGATGAGGAACGCTTCCGGACCACCACCGCGAAAATATTGGCCCGCAAAGGATACGAGACCATTCTCGCGGGCAGCGGGGAAGAGGCGTTGGAGCAACTCGATGCGAAACCCGACGTCGTCATTCTCGACGTCAAGATGGGCGGCTTGGATGGTCACGAGACGCTCAAAATCATCAAGAAAAGAATGCCCGATCTGCCGGTAATCATGCTCACCGGACACGGCGACATGCCCGGAGCGAAGAAAGCCCTCGACACCGGGGCCTTCGACTATCTGGCCAAACCCTGCGACGTGGACCTCCTGAGCACCAAGATTCAGGACGCCTACGACTACGTGACCAAAGCGCCTTATGTCGAGAAACTGGCCAAAGGCATCATGATTCCCTTGGATGAGTACACGCAGATTCCGTTGGACAGCACAGTCCGCGACGCCATCAAGGCCCTGGAGAAATCCATGCGCCACCTCATGGCAACGGACCGGCTCATGGACACCGGCCACCGTTCGGTGGTGGTGACCAACCGGGACGGCAGCGTGGCCGGAATTCTCAGCCCCCTCGACCTCGTGGACGCCATCAGGCCGGGCTACCTGTCCGCGCCCAAACCGTCCATGGCCGACAGTCTCCAGTATTCGGCAATGTTCTGGCAGGGGCTGTTCACCTCGCGCGTCAAGGAGATCATGGAAAATCCCGTTCGCGACATCATGTCCGAGACCATCCCGGTCATTGATGCCGACGCCAACCTCATGGAAGTGGCCGACACCATGATTACCCTCCCGGCCCGGCGTATGCTGGTCAGAGCGGGTAACGAGGATGTGGGGGTCGTCCGCGAGCAGGAAGTCTTCTACGAAATCGCAAAGATCATTTCGTCCAGCTAA